Part of the Phacochoerus africanus isolate WHEZ1 chromosome 8, ROS_Pafr_v1, whole genome shotgun sequence genome is shown below.
GGTTCCATGTTAGCTGCCTTTAGAAACGAACAGATGGGTGTGTTTCCATGAATTAGAGTGAAGGttttatatagtcttttttttttttttatacaggcTGAAGAATTAGGGatttaaagtgatattttaagACTAACAAATGGCTgattattaagtattttatacttttaagacTAACACATGGCCGATTATTAAgtactttatacttttttttcttgttgaatcCCTTAGTTATCaaaatctaggtttttttttttttttagcattaatGCTTGCTTTGTATTGTAAttgatgtttctatttttaatcattatgaTCTTTGCCGTGATGATTTTATGTCTCTGACCTCATTTTCATCTGTTGTCTGTATTTTACTTAATTATATACGCCCCTGTAATGATCCTCTGCTGTGGAGAATACCATTTTCCAACAGCTATGACTGGTTTCTAGTTTGTCATTTTATCAAGTCAGAGATAAGGAATTAAGAGGCTTGTCCTGAAGGAGACAGGACAGCTCCTAGAGCTCTTGAGCTGATGACTGGGAGAGCATTGCAGAAAGAGAAAGGTTTGGGGAAGATgagtaaaaactgaaaaacaaaagctaCCTGGGAAAAGATGACAAATTCTGATTAAATCTTAAAGAGACTGAATTTCCAAACCTTTAGTattagtatttctgtagagaattATCTGTGAGTATCTTGGTGACTTGAGTTCCTTGTTCCAGCTTATCAGAAATGTGTTGCGTTTTAATCTTGTGAACTGTGTTATCACCAGGAATGCAGTTAGTGTTTCCTGACTTGCGTTCTCCGAATTGTTAATGGAATATTAAATGGTACTGGCCCCAGAGTCAGGTCCCCCGGACCCCTCATGCCAGCTGACAGGAATTATTCAGAACTGCTCCTGTATTTGATATGCTTCTGTTTTAGTTTGGCAAGTCTGGATAATCATATTTTAACTAAGATATGGTTAGTGGATGTGTAGGTGccttttataatcattttttcaaAGGGCCTCAAGTTTTAACATGTTGTTTTTCTCTAATGTGCTTCTTATAAATAACTAGACTTTTGCCACTTCCTAGTGTGTGATATTGAAATTTAGTGCTGTTATGTAATTTTCCTTGGATTTCATTATTGTTAACTTTTCTCAAATGCATTATAAGTTTGATAGCTCTTACAGCTGTAAGGGGAACTATTGCCCAAGATTCTCAAAAATACAGGATTTatgaatttcttttgctttgacaTGACTTAAAAGCATTCATGTTCAtcatcagtttctttcttcagGAATCTGAGATAATAATTGCCTAGAAATACACAGTTTACTATGTTTAGATTAGCCATTGTCTCCTTCAAGGATTCAGGATACTAGTGAGtgactaaatgaataaacaaacaaataaataaatactgtatttcagggaagaaaaaatcccaagagaataaaaacaaagcaaacaaaaccgaAGATACACAACTGAAGACAAGTGAGCCAGATTCCAGCTCTGCAAATATGAGAGATTCTGCGGAAGGTAGGTTTTGGGCGTTGGACCTGAGTGAGTGGGGCATATGTTGCCGGGTGCTGTCACTTTGTATCTCTTGGAATGCTCTTCTTAGAATCACCTCAAAACCCTAAAGGGTTAAATAGCAAAAAGGCTGCCCACATTTATCCCACCTCCCCTTCAAACAGTTACTGAAGACTTTCCTTGTTTAAAATGAGGTTATTtcgggagtttccgtcgtggctcagtggttaacgaatccaactaggaaccatgaggttgcgggttcagtccctggccttgctcagtgggttaaggatccagcattgcagacacagcttggatcccgagttgctgtggctctggtttaggctggtggctccagctccgattcaacccctagtctgggaacctctgtgtgccacgggaacagcccaagaaatggcaaaaagaccaaaaataaataaatagataaaataaaatgaggttattCCCtggttaaaataaaatggaacctACTGTATGATTGCATTTAGAAATAACTTGTAAAACTCCAAACCTTGGAAGCCAGTCTGTGGTGCTAGAAGCCAGACCGGCAGGAGCATGAGGAGACTTCTGGGGCTGATACTGGTCCAGCGCTGGTCCGGGTGGTGGGCGCAGCAGGGTACTTCCTTGGTAAGCATCTTACCTTGCTGGGCACTTTTCATGTATACCCTGGAGGTATGTTTTGTACTTCAGTTAAGTTTCCCCAATAATATCAAGATACCTTTGATCTTATATATTAGAATGAAAAGTGCTTCTGGTTTTTGCTAGAAtttaaattcctattttatttctttgtgtttcccACAAAATTTTCTGCTTTCTAGCCCCTTCCGAGAATTTAGTCTGGGCCCTCTACAATGTCCAGAGACATGGGTTGAAGGCAAGTTGCCCTATGCCCATGGCGACTGATCACTGTATGGAGACTCTTGCCAGTAGATGTGAGGGGTGTGTCTTAATTTGTTATGTAGCAAAGTTGGCAGAGATCAGAGCTTGCTCAGAGtcgttcatggagttcccatcgtggggcagcagaaatgaatccaagtaggaaccatgaggttgcaggtttgatccctggcctcgttcagtgggttaaggatcccggtgttgctgggagctgtggtgtaggtcacagatgcagctcggatccctagttactgtggctctggtgtaggccggcagctgtagctccgattagaacctccatatgctatgagtgcagccctagaaagacaaaagacaaaaaaaaagagttgtgcaTAAAGGATTGTAATGTTCTGTGGCATCTTACATGGCAAGAATAGACAAATCTATTTCCCAGAGCCCTGAGAAACTAAGTTCTAAGCCTGCTGATGGCAGGTTTGCTAAGACGTTTGTTTGAATAACAACAACGAAAATATTAGAGTACCTTACTACCTTTTgtggcagaattaaaaaaaaaaaaaatttcaacagttTCCTCTCCCCTTCAGTACTTCAGAAGAGTTCTTTTTTCCTGATACAACATCAGGCCCTCTGAAAAAAGATTCTTGATATTTACCTGTTTATGGAACGGCTGGTCAGTGCTGGTTCTGTGCAGTGTGGAGGTCAGCTTCTCCTGAACGTTCTGTTTGGTCTTCAGAAAGTGGTCTGTGTACTGAGCACACGGTCTAGTCTCCTCCTTAGTGTTTTGCACACCTTCCTTTAAGTTGAAAACTCACCAGACCTCATCAGATATGTGGACACATTTGGGTGTGTATTAGTCTGGACGGTTTTAAATCTGGGACTGTTTACCAGTGATAGaactttttttccattcaaagAAGTCATGGATTTTGGCTAAAAATGAACTCTATAAAGGAATTTTTGAGGCTTAGAATTGTTACTTTCACTTTGACTTTTTCAGCAGTATGCTAGGTCTTTGTTGAAAATGTATCTGAAAAGGAGTTAGCTCCTAATTTGAAGTACTTTACCACCGTCAAATGACTGGTTTCCTAGTTTGTGGAAACCTCGTGGAATTTAAGAAATGTGTTTGGAGGAGAGAAGGCCAGTGTCTGTTTAGAGGCAGAAACCTCTTTGCGAGTGGTGATGGGAGTAGGTGGATAAAAAGAAGACTGCCAGTCCCGGGAAACAGCAGGACTAGGGCTCAGTCATTGAGCTTGTTATCTGTGCCTTGCGTGGGCAGCGCTTGGAAGGGTTGGCCTTTTAAACCCCTCCGTGCCCCCTCTGTCCAGGCAGTCATCGAGTTATTGACAGGACTCCTGTGTCTCAGTGGTCTGGCGCCTTTGTTTTTCCTGCCTCTTCTGCATCTTCCCATTTCCATCTCTCAGTGTAGACAGCATCTCCCTTCTCATGCCACCGTGTCAGTACTGGTTTTCTGCCTCTTCCCAGTCCCTTAGAGGTGTTACAGCCACACCTCCCGGATGACACTCACCTGCTTGAGAATATCTTAATGGCTCCCCATGGCCCCCAGCCAAGTCCAGACTCATTTATAGTGTGCTGCGTGTTTGATTTTCCTCTTCTGTCCTTGGCCTTCAGGTTCCACCTGCTTAGTGCTTTCTCTGAAGAGCCTTCCCTGATAAACCAGGCCACTGGGAAATCCTCCTAGGTGCTTCTGTAGCAGCACGTCCTTCCCCAAGCTTAACCACGAATTCCTGATGGCACTGCTTCCTGCCTGCTTGGCTCCTGTTAAAGAGTGGGGCGGGCTCTCTGAGGATAAGGCGCTTGATGGCCTTTTTCACCTGGTGCTGAGAGACAGGTGGTAAATGTTTGTCTGGCGAATAGGGGAGGAGCCAGTTCATAGAACCCAGAGAGGTGGGAGCGGCCCTCCTCCTTCTGCAGGACCTTCTTTAACTCTTTGGTGTCTACAGTAAAAGGGGTGGCGTCGAGCAGAGGCTTAGGTGGCATTGCAGAGAAGGCAGCATCGTGGACCATCCGCATCAGCATCTCCTGTCCCAGAGGCCCTGGCCGTCCCCGTTTCCTTCTGGCCCCTCcccatttctctgcttcctttacAGTTGCACTTGAAAGAGTTgcttctcctctccctgcctccccttcctcctcctgttcTCTTCTGAATTCCATGAGGCATTTGTCCCCAGTGCTCCACTCATGCTGTTGTCACGATCACCACACCTCCTCCTTGGCAAATGAACGTTCAGTTCTTAGTTCCACTTTACCTGGCCCATCAGCAGTTCTGGACACAGCTGATCACTCCCTCTGTAGGTAAGGGCCAGCACCCTCTTGGCTGGCAGATACCTCCCTGGCTATGCCTCTGGCCTCTGGGTACTGCAGTCATCTGGGGACACAGTCACCACCCTCTCTATCTGTGTTCACTCTCCAGGTACCTCGTCCAGGCCCAGCTCCAGGCGCCATGGCCATTCTGAGGAATTGGCACTTTCTAGGCTTAGCCTCTTTGTGGAACTACCTAATGTCCTTACCGGGGTATCTGTCTAGCTAATGTCTTTACTGGGATATCTATCAGGTACCTCAGACTTCAGCACATTCAAAGTAAATTCTAGTCGTCCCCCCCCCcgtgcacacagacacactcaaGACTTCCCCCCAGTCTAATACAGTTCAGTGAACAGAATAACTGCAGTTGCTGTGACACTTTCTTGACCCCtataacacccccccccccatcaccagCAAGCACGTCTTGTCAGCTTCATCTCCAAGATGTGTCCAGAGGCTGACCGCTCCCGCCTCCTCCCTTGCCACCCtcgccctcccctctgcccttctGGAGGATATGGAGGCTCTTGCCTCCACCCTTGTCCACCTACAGTTTTCTGCCTTCCTCATAACATAGCAGCTGGAGTGATCCTCTAACATTCCAGGCAGTCATATTTCTCTGTTAGAACTTTCTGCTAGCTCCCTGTTTGACTCAGAGAAGAGGTCAGCAGCCTGCAAGGTTCTGTATGGGCTGATGttacctcctcctctcctccctgccccacctccctggCCCCTCCAACTTCCTGGCCATTCCTTGAACACGTCTAGCAGGCCCTTGACTCAGCTTATGCACCTGCCGTTTCCTCCCCCAGGTTTGTGCAGGACTCATTTCCTTTGGGTCTCTGCTCACCTGTCACCTTGCTGGTGAGCCTTCCCGACCACTTAACCTCGGGTCCGGTCAGAGTGGGTCTCTCCTGGGCATGGAGACTCAGAGGTGACTTGggattcctttttccttctctgaggtACTCCTTAGTCCTCGATGAATTTGATCAGGCTTGGAAGAGATCATCTCTGAAactctttttacttaaaaaaaacctctgattGTGGAAAATGTTCTAGCTTCATATATAGTTTTagtcaggaaagagagagaatccATTCCAGACAGACCGCTCAGACTCTCATCTGGTAAGATGTCTACAGCTTCCTTGTTTAGTTTGGAATCACGGAAAATTGAAATTCACGACTCGTCTCTGAGTTTCGGGATTAGCTCCTCCAGCACAGTTTTCAGCAGTAGGATTTCTGTGTGTGAGTGAACAGGGAAGCTCCTTGTGGGCATTTGTTGTTCACACTGTACCCTCACTGCCCACCAAGTTCCTGATATACAACAGGTGCTCTGTAAacatttgttgaaggaatgaaatGGATTTATATCCAGTATAACTTTATAAATGAGAGCGCGGAGTTGTCTGTGGTCGCAGTCTCTCTGGCACGGTTTATGTGATCAGAGGAATAACTCAAATAGTGCAGTTTGATCGCAGAGTGGCTAGTGTTTGCCCTCACTCCTGTGCCTCTGCCTCCCTGTGCTTTCCAGGCCCCCAAGACGAAGACGAGAAGCCTTCAGCCTCTGCAGTTGAGCAGCCGGCCATCCCGCAGGAGGCTGGGAGTCAGGATGTGCTTCCAGAGCGCGgggtccctgcccctgcctgcGAGCCCCAGACTGGACCAGAAGCGGAGCTGGAAGCCGCACGTTGTGAGGCCAATgatgtggaggaggaggaggaggaggaagaggaggaagaggaggagctggaAGATGAGGGGGACACAGTAGCTGACGTGCCAAATGAAAGTTCCCCAAAGGAGCCTGAGATACGGTGTGAAGAGAAGCCAGAGGATTTATTAGAAGAACCAAAAGCGCTTTTGAAGGAAACTCCCGAGGCCTCCCCAGAGGTAACCCCTGTTAGCACTGTTCCCAGAGCTAAAGAGGAGGCCAACGGCGACGTGTTTGAAACGTTCCTGTTTCCATGTCAGCACTGCGAGAGGAAGTTCACCACCAAACAGGGGCTGGAGCGGCACACGCACATCCACCTGTCCACCGTCAACCACGCCTTCAAGTGCAAGTACTGCGGCAAGGCCTTCGGCACGCAGATCAACAGGAGGCGGCACGAGCGGCGCCACGAGGCGGGGCTGAAGCGGAAACCCAGCCTGACACCGCCGCAGCCCGAGGACCCCGCTGACGGCCCGGCGCCCGGGGACGCGGCCGCCCCCAGGGAGGACGTGCCTCCTCCCGCGCTTGGGCAAGACTGTCTGGCCTTGCATTCGGAGAAAGCCTCGCAAGAAACGGTCCGTTCCTCTGTTGCAGAAGAGAACGGGGACGTCAAAGAGCTGCATCCATGCAAATACTGTAAGAAGGTTTTTGGGACTCACACCAACATGCGGCGGCACCAGCGACGAGTGCACGAGCGCCATCTCATCCCCAAGGGCGTGCGGCGGAAAGGCGGCCTCCTGGAGGAGCCTCGGCCCCCGGCTGGGCAGGCACCCCCTGCCCAGAGCGTCTACGTGCCCAGCACGGAgccggaggaggagggggaggcggaCGACGTGTACATCATGGACATCTCCAGCAACATCTCCGAAAACCTCAATTACTACATCGACGGCAAGattcccaccagcagcagcacGAGTAACTGTGACGTCATTGAGATGGAATCCGGCCCCGCAGACGTGTACGGCATAAACTGTCTGCTCGCGCCCGTTACCGTGGAAATTACTCAAAACATAAAGACCACACAGGCCCCCGTCACAGACGATCTTCCTAAGGAGCCTTCCAGCAGCACAAACAGTGAGTCCAAGAAGCGCAGAACCACTAGTCCTCCCGTGTTACCCAAGATCAAAGCTGAAGCCGAGTCCGAGCCCGtagctgcctcctgctccttgaGCCTGCCCCTCAGCATAGCGACGACAGAGGCCGTGTCCTTCCACAAAGAGAAAAGCGTATATTTGTCATCGAAGCTCAAACAGCTTCTTCAAACCCAGGAGAAACTAACTCCCCCCGCAGGGATTTCAGCCGCTGAGATACCCAAGTTGGGTCCTGTTTGCGTGTCCGCTCCTGCCTCGATGCTGCCTGTGACCTCGAGCAGGTTTAAGAGGCGGACCAGCTCTCCGCCCAGCTCTCCCCAGCACAGTCCTGCCCTCCGAGACTTCGGAAAGCCAGGCGACGGGAAAGCCACGTGGACGGAGGCAGTTCTAAGTTCCAAAAAGCCCAAATTGGAAAGTCATAGCAACTCCCCAGCCTGGAGTTTGTCTGGGAGAGACGAGAGGGAAACTGGGAGCCCGCCAGGCTTTGATGACTATAAAGTACCTAAAGAGTGGGCAGCTAGTTCTTCCTTTAGCAATGTGTGCAACCAGCAGCCGCTGGATTTATCGAGCGGTGTAAAACAGAAGGCTGAGGGTATGGGCAAGACGCCGGTCCAGTGGGAGTCTGTGTTGGATCTCAGCGTGCATAAAAAGCCTTGCAGTGACTCCGAAGGCAAGGAGTTCAAAGAGAATCACTTGGTGCAGCCAGCCTGCAATGCcgcaaagaaaaagaagccaaccACTTGCATGCTGCAGAAGGTTCTTCTCAATGAATACAACGGCGTCGATTTACCTGTAGAAAATGCTCCGGATGTGACCAGGAGCCCCAGTCCTTGTAAACCCCCAGATCCCCATCCGGATCCTGACCTCCTTGGTCCTGACTCTGGTTTATCTGCCCCGGCTGCTGAGTCTCCTCCTGAGGTTTCTCCTCGGTCACCTGCCCCGCAGACGTCTTCCCTTTCTTCTGGGCAGCTGCCGCCTCTCTTAACCCCAACCAAtccctcttcccctccacccTGTCCTCCTGTGTTAACCGTGGCTacgccaccccctcccctgcttccTACTCTCCCTCTTCCAGCCGCCTCCTCTGGGACATCCCCTCATGCCTGTCCTTCTCCTCTCTCGAATGCCACCGCCCAGTCCCCGCTTCCGATTCTGTCCCCGACGGTGTCTCCCTCGCCGTCTCCCATTCCTTCCGTGGAGCCCCTTCCGTCTGCTGCTTCACCTGGGCCTCCGACCCTCTcttcgtcctcctcctcctcctcatcttccttctcttcgtcgtcgtcctcctcctccccctcaccGCCTCCTCTCTCCGCAGTCTCCTCTGTGGTGTCCTCGGGGGATAACCTGGAAGCCTCTCTCCCCATGATCTCTTTCAAGCAGGAGGAGTTAGAGAACGAGGATCTGAAAGCCAGGGAAGAAGCCCAGGCTGCCGCGGAGCGGGCTGTCGTTCAGGAGACATTCAACAAAAACTTTGTCTGCAACGTCTGTGAATCgccttttctttccattaaagATCTAACCAAACATTTATCCGTTCATGCTGAAGAATGGCCCTTCAAATGTGAATTTTGTGTGCAACTCTTTAAGGCTAAAACTGATTTGTCAGAACATCGCTTTTTGCTTCATGGAGTGGGGAATATCTTTGTGTGTTCGGTTTGTaaaaaagaatttgctttttTGTGCAATTTGCAGCAGCACCAGCGCGACCTCCACCCAGATGAGGCGTGCACACACCACGAGTTTGAAAGTGGCACCCTGAGGCCCCAGAACTTTACAGATCCCAGCAAGGCACGTGCGGAGCACATGCAGGGTTTGCCGGAAGATCCTTTGGAAACATCTAAGGAAGAAGAGGAGTTGAACGATTCTTCCGAAGAGCTTTACACGACCATAAAAATAATGGCTTCTGGAATAAAGACAAAAGATCCGGATGTCCGATTGGGTCTCAATCAGCATTACCCGAGCTTTAAACCGCCTCCATTTCAGTACCATCACCGCAGCCCCCTGGGCATTGGCGTGACGGCCACAAATTTCACGACACACAACATCCCGCAGACGTTTACCACCGCCATCCGCTGCACCAAGTGTGGGAAGGGTGTGGACAACATGCCCGAGCTGCACAAACACATCCTGGCGTGTGCTTCCGCTAGCGACAAGAAGAGGTACACCCCCAAGAAGAACCCCGTCCCGTTGAAGCAGACCGTGCAGCCCAAAAACGGCGTGGTGGTTTTGGACAACGCCGGGAAGAATGCCTTCAGACGCATGGGGCAGCCCAAAAGGCTGAACTTCAGCGTCGAGCTCAGCAAGATGTCCTCGAATAAGCTCAAATTAAATGcgttgaagaaaaaaaaccagcttGTCCAGAAAGCAATCCTTCAAAAAAACAAATCTGCCAAGCAGAAGGCCGACCTAAAACATGCCCCCGAGGCCGCCTCGCACATCTGCCCGTACTGCAGCCGAGAGTTCACGTACATCGGCAGCCTGAACAAGCACGCCGCCTTCAGCTGTCCCAAAAAGCCTCTttccccttccaaaaaaaaagtttcccattCATCCAAGAAAGGTGGGCATCCGTCCCCTGTGGGTAGTgacaaaagcagcagcagcagcagccaccgCCGAAGGACCGCGGATGCGGAGATTAAAATGCAGAGCGTGCAGGCGCCCCTGGGCAAGACCAGAGCCCGCAGCTCGGGCCCCACGTCGCTCCCGCCGCCTGCCTCGTCCTTCAGGTCCAAGCAGAATGTTAAGTTCGCAGCTTCGGTTAAGTCCAAAAAACCAAGCTCATCTTTAAGGAACTCAAGCCCCATCCGAATGGCCAAAGTGACTCACAGCGAGGCCAAGAAACCCAAAGCTGCAGCCAAGAACCACGCCGCCCAGCTCTCGGGCAAGACGTCTCGGAGCCTGCACGTGAGGGCACAGAAAAGCCGGGCTGTCCTACAGAGCAAGTCGGCCCTGGCTAGTAAGAAAAGAACAGACCGGTTCAATGTCAAATCTAGAGAACGGAGCGGTGGGCCGATCACCCGCAGCCTGCAGCTGGCAGCCGCTGCGGACCCCAGcgagagcaggagggaggacaGCGGGGGCAAGCAGGAGCTGAAGGACTTGAGGTAAGCCTGTCTCCAAGGCCAGAGGATTCAGAGCTCaagagccaggggtggggggagatggttGCAAGAAAACACTCTCCTTGCCCAAtggctctttttttgtttttgttttttcttgttcctgcACTATTTTGACACAAGCATTTAAAGGAAATAGCTGTTGCTTAAGGTGTAGACAGACATGAAGGAGGGTCATGCTTTGGCCACTGTAGCGCTGGACACACACAGCTTTGATTTCAGACGTGGGGGCTCACAAAGTGGTACCATTTCTTTAAACGGGGCCCATTATGAATTGAGTTTGAAACCACGAAAAGCTCCCCAGAAGTACCCTGTTAGGCAAAGGTGAAATTCCCGCAAGCTGCCTCTTTATTTTGGGTGGTATCCCAGTGTCACCTATATTATTTCCTGATCGTAGCTCACTTCTTATGTTCAGATGGATCCTGGAGTTCGATCCAGCCACATGACAGTCTTGCTTAGTATTTCTGTGGTTAAGTTCTTGCAACTGAGActgcttttattgttttaatttaaaaaacttgccTCTtagttaaaataaatcaaaacatagCACCCTATTCCTTTTCAAATGCCGtatgtctcccccccccccaactcctggTGTTTCCGGGCATAAGGTGACTAACAGCCCGCTTCCCATGGAGAGGAGGAGCGGGAGAGCATGTGTGCCGAGGCCAGGCCCTTGTGGTGCTTTCAGGCTCGGATGGGGACCCAGGGCAGGTCGTCCCACGTGTCAGTGCCTTTGTTTCCCCACTGGCGACATCAGAGCTCATCCTAGATCTGGGGGATTTCACTGTTTCGTCCCTGTTTTCCTTGCTTAGAACTGTTCTTAGTTAAATTTGTTACATTGACCCCTCAGACTTCATAAGTTACTCAGATGTGAGTGGCGTGCACTCTTGGGAAGGAGGACCGCGGGTCCATCTCAGGGGAACCTACTCATCGTCAGCCGGAACTGCTGCAGAGCGTTTAAATCTGGTCCTTTTAGAGCGAGCTGCGTGCCTCTAGGCTTTCTCAGCTGTAACTTTCAGCGTCTCAGCATTCTTCAGTGTTTTAAGCAAACAGATGTGGTTACCCCGGGGGTGGGGTGCGGGAACAGGGACACTGCCGTCGGGAGAGGTCACGAGACTCACCGGTGCTGTGATCACTGCAGAGTCGCTGAGGTGGAGTCCTTGGTGCTGGCCGTTAGGTCGTGgctgaagagggagagaagatcAGTATGTAGCCAAGGGCTGACAGTAGATTTTTTCAAAGCTGCTTCCTAAAAGGGCTAAACAGTCGGTTGGTGTAGATCTTGCTCAGCACCTGGCCTCTGGCCCGGGCGCACACGTGCACAGCACTAGTGGACATGAGCACCTGTCTATCAGCTGTCCCGACTGCCCGCCTGTAGCAGCTTGACCGTGTACCTCTTTGTTCTCAGTCTGTGTCCTGGAAGTTCCACAGCCACAGGACATTCTTGAACCGTCCTTTTCAAGGTTAAAGAACCCAAACCATGCCATCATTTTCACAGACTGTACTAAGAAACATACCCAGGTGGTTGATGCTTTAGAATGTACTGTATATATTTCCTGTTGTCTCCACTATTTTATGGaagaatcatttattttgtaCTGGATCCCATTTGTACAGTTCAAGGGTAaagttaatgggaaaaaaattaaagtgttatAAAGCAGAGCCCCTTGAGTAACTAGATTCGTGAAGTTCATCCTCTGCTTTTGAA
Proteins encoded:
- the PRDM2 gene encoding PR domain zinc finger protein 2 isoform X2; the encoded protein is MNQNAAEPVAAAETLAEVPEHVLRGLPEEVRLFPSAVDKTRIGVWATKPILKGKKFGPFVGDKKKRSQVKNNVYMWEVYYPNLGWMCIDATDPEKGNWLRYVNWACSGEEQNLFPLEINRAIYYKTLKPIAPGEELLVWYNGEDNPEIAAAIEEERASARSKRSSPKSRKGKKKSQENKNKANKTEDTQLKTSEPDSSSANMRDSAEGPQDEDEKPSASAVEQPAIPQEAGSQDVLPERGVPAPACEPQTGPEAELEAARCEANDVEEEEEEEEEEEEELEDEGDTVADVPNESSPKEPEIRCEEKPEDLLEEPKALLKETPEASPEVTPVSTVPRAKEEANGDVFETFLFPCQHCERKFTTKQGLERHTHIHLSTVNHAFKCKYCGKAFGTQINRRRHERRHEAGLKRKPSLTPPQPEDPADGPAPGDAAAPREDVPPPALGQDCLALHSEKASQETVRSSVAEENGDVKELHPCKYCKKVFGTHTNMRRHQRRVHERHLIPKGVRRKGGLLEEPRPPAGQAPPAQSVYVPSTEPEEEGEADDVYIMDISSNISENLNYYIDGKIPTSSSTSNCDVIEMESGPADVYGINCLLAPVTVEITQNIKTTQAPVTDDLPKEPSSSTNSESKKRRTTSPPVLPKIKAEAESEPVAASCSLSLPLSIATTEAVSFHKEKSVYLSSKLKQLLQTQEKLTPPAGISAAEIPKLGPVCVSAPASMLPVTSSRFKRRTSSPPSSPQHSPALRDFGKPGDGKATWTEAVLSSKKPKLESHSNSPAWSLSGRDERETGSPPGFDDYKVPKEWAASSSFSNVCNQQPLDLSSGVKQKAEGMGKTPVQWESVLDLSVHKKPCSDSEGKEFKENHLVQPACNAAKKKKPTTCMLQKVLLNEYNGVDLPVENAPDVTRSPSPCKPPDPHPDPDLLGPDSGLSAPAAESPPEVSPRSPAPQTSSLSSGQLPPLLTPTNPSSPPPCPPVLTVATPPPPLLPTLPLPAASSGTSPHACPSPLSNATAQSPLPILSPTVSPSPSPIPSVEPLPSAASPGPPTLSSSSSSSSSSFSSSSSSSSPSPPPLSAVSSVVSSGDNLEASLPMISFKQEELENEDLKAREEAQAAAERAVVQETFNKNFVCNVCESPFLSIKDLTKHLSVHAEEWPFKCEFCVQLFKAKTDLSEHRFLLHGVGNIFVCSVCKKEFAFLCNLQQHQRDLHPDEACTHHEFESGTLRPQNFTDPSKARAEHMQGLPEDPLETSKEEEELNDSSEELYTTIKIMASGIKTKDPDVRLGLNQHYPSFKPPPFQYHHRSPLGIGVTATNFTTHNIPQTFTTAIRCTKCGKGVDNMPELHKHILACASASDKKRYTPKKNPVPLKQTVQPKNGVVVLDNAGKNAFRRMGQPKRLNFSVELSKMSSNKLKLNALKKKNQLVQKAILQKNKSAKQKADLKHAPEAASHICPYCSREFTYIGSLNKHAAFSCPKKPLSPSKKKVSHSSKKGGHPSPVGSDKSSSSSSHRRRTADAEIKMQSVQAPLGKTRARSSGPTSLPPPASSFRSKQNVKFAASVKSKKPSSSLRNSSPIRMAKVTHSEAKKPKAAAKNHAAQLSGKTSRSLHVRAQKSRAVLQSKSALASKKRTDRFNVKSRERSGGPITRSLQLAAAADPSESRREDSGGKQELKDLRNFL
- the PRDM2 gene encoding PR domain zinc finger protein 2 isoform X4, giving the protein MCIDATDPEKGNWLRYVNWACSGEEQNLFPLEINRAIYYKTLKPIAPGEELLVWYNGEDNPEIAAAIEEERASARSKRSSPKSRKGKKKSQENKNKANKTEDTQLKTSEPDSSSANMRDSAEGPQDEDEKPSASAVEQPAIPQEAGSQDVLPERGVPAPACEPQTGPEAELEAARCEANDVEEEEEEEEEEEEELEDEGDTVADVPNESSPKEPEIRCEEKPEDLLEEPKALLKETPEASPEVTPVSTVPRAKEEANGDVFETFLFPCQHCERKFTTKQGLERHTHIHLSTVNHAFKCKYCGKAFGTQINRRRHERRHEAGLKRKPSLTPPQPEDPADGPAPGDAAAPREDVPPPALGQDCLALHSEKASQETVRSSVAEENGDVKELHPCKYCKKVFGTHTNMRRHQRRVHERHLIPKGVRRKGGLLEEPRPPAGQAPPAQSVYVPSTEPEEEGEADDVYIMDISSNISENLNYYIDGKIPTSSSTSNCDVIEMESGPADVYGINCLLAPVTVEITQNIKTTQAPVTDDLPKEPSSSTNSESKKRRTTSPPVLPKIKAEAESEPVAASCSLSLPLSIATTEAVSFHKEKSVYLSSKLKQLLQTQEKLTPPAGISAAEIPKLGPVCVSAPASMLPVTSSRFKRRTSSPPSSPQHSPALRDFGKPGDGKATWTEAVLSSKKPKLESHSNSPAWSLSGRDERETGSPPGFDDYKVPKEWAASSSFSNVCNQQPLDLSSGVKQKAEGMGKTPVQWESVLDLSVHKKPCSDSEGKEFKENHLVQPACNAAKKKKPTTCMLQKVLLNEYNGVDLPVENAPDVTRSPSPCKPPDPHPDPDLLGPDSGLSAPAAESPPEVSPRSPAPQTSSLSSGQLPPLLTPTNPSSPPPCPPVLTVATPPPPLLPTLPLPAASSGTSPHACPSPLSNATAQSPLPILSPTVSPSPSPIPSVEPLPSAASPGPPTLSSSSSSSSSSFSSSSSSSSPSPPPLSAVSSVVSSGDNLEASLPMISFKQEELENEDLKAREEAQAAAERAVVQETFNKNFVCNVCESPFLSIKDLTKHLSVHAEEWPFKCEFCVQLFKAKTDLSEHRFLLHGVGNIFVCSVCKKEFAFLCNLQQHQRDLHPDEACTHHEFESGTLRPQNFTDPSKARAEHMQGLPEDPLETSKEEEELNDSSEELYTTIKIMASGIKTKDPDVRLGLNQHYPSFKPPPFQYHHRSPLGIGVTATNFTTHNIPQTFTTAIRCTKCGKGVDNMPELHKHILACASASDKKRYTPKKNPVPLKQTVQPKNGVVVLDNAGKNAFRRMGQPKRLNFSVELSKMSSNKLKLNALKKKNQLVQKAILQKNKSAKQKADLKHAPEAASHICPYCSREFTYIGSLNKHAAFSCPKKPLSPSKKKVSHSSKKGGHPSPVGSDKSSSSSSHRRRTADAEIKMQSVQAPLGKTRARSSGPTSLPPPASSFRSKQNVKFAASVKSKKPSSSLRNSSPIRMAKVTHSEAKKPKAAAKNHAAQLSGKTSRSLHVRAQKSRAVLQSKSALASKKRTDRFNVKSRERSGGPITRSLQLAAAADPSESRREDSGGKQELKDLSYSLRLASRCPPPAASYITRQCRNVKATAAAQFQGSLFKE